In Halorubrum sp. PV6, a single window of DNA contains:
- a CDS encoding hemolysin family protein, with translation MVAVALSVSRVVAALVLVVLNGFFVASEFAFVRVRSTSVDQLVADGRPGANALADVMGSLDDYLAATQLGITIASLGLGWIGEPAVAALIEPVLGSLLPANIVHLVAFAIGFSVITFLHVVFGELAPKTIAIAQAERVAMLLAPPMKLAYYLFAPGIVVFNGTANLFTRAIGVPPASETDETMEEREIRRVLARSGEAGHVDDEEVEMVNAVFELDDTVVREAMVPRPDVASIPADADLDAIRATVLEAGHTRYPVVAADDADRVVGFVDTKDVLRAGEAGEASTTAADLARDLVIVPETTSLSDLLVQFRDERRQMAAVVDEWGAFEGIATVEDAVETLVGDLRDEFDPESGDHAVRKSGAGAYEADGSVSLSAVNDALGTEFDGDGFETLGGLVLDRLGRSPEVGDSVTAGDYAFAVTAADGARISTVRIEETGDETTGDGSKSGDEASHSGAGDDERGDGDDERDEGDERDEGDERGDGA, from the coding sequence ATGGTAGCCGTCGCGCTCTCCGTCTCGCGGGTGGTCGCGGCGCTCGTGTTGGTCGTGTTGAACGGCTTCTTCGTCGCCTCCGAGTTCGCGTTCGTCCGCGTCCGCTCGACCTCGGTCGACCAGCTGGTCGCCGACGGGCGTCCGGGAGCGAACGCCTTGGCGGACGTGATGGGGAGTCTCGACGACTACCTCGCGGCGACGCAACTCGGGATCACGATCGCTTCGCTCGGGCTCGGGTGGATCGGCGAACCGGCGGTCGCGGCGCTGATCGAGCCGGTGTTGGGATCGCTGCTGCCGGCGAACATCGTCCACCTCGTCGCGTTCGCGATCGGGTTCAGCGTCATCACGTTCCTCCACGTCGTCTTCGGGGAGCTCGCGCCGAAGACCATCGCCATCGCGCAGGCCGAGCGCGTCGCGATGCTTCTCGCGCCCCCGATGAAGCTCGCCTACTACCTCTTTGCCCCCGGAATCGTCGTGTTCAACGGGACGGCGAACCTGTTTACGCGCGCCATCGGCGTGCCGCCGGCCTCCGAGACCGACGAGACGATGGAAGAGCGGGAGATCCGTCGCGTGCTCGCGCGCTCCGGAGAAGCGGGGCACGTCGACGACGAGGAGGTGGAGATGGTCAACGCCGTCTTCGAACTCGACGACACCGTGGTCCGGGAGGCGATGGTCCCCCGGCCTGACGTGGCGAGCATCCCCGCCGACGCCGACCTCGACGCGATCCGCGCCACCGTCCTCGAAGCCGGGCACACCCGGTACCCGGTGGTGGCGGCCGACGACGCGGACCGCGTGGTCGGCTTCGTCGATACCAAGGACGTGCTCCGCGCCGGCGAGGCGGGCGAGGCGTCGACGACGGCGGCCGACCTCGCTCGCGACCTCGTGATCGTCCCGGAGACCACGTCGCTGAGCGACCTGCTCGTGCAGTTCCGGGACGAACGCCGGCAGATGGCCGCGGTCGTCGACGAGTGGGGCGCCTTCGAGGGCATCGCCACGGTCGAGGACGCGGTCGAGACGCTCGTCGGCGACCTCCGCGACGAGTTCGACCCGGAGAGCGGCGACCACGCGGTCCGGAAGAGCGGTGCCGGGGCCTACGAGGCCGACGGCTCGGTGTCGCTGTCCGCCGTCAACGACGCGCTCGGAACCGAGTTCGACGGCGACGGCTTCGAGACGCTCGGCGGCCTCGTCCTCGACCGGCTCGGGCGGAGTCCGGAGGTCGGCGATTCGGTCACCGCGGGCGACTACGCCTTCGCGGTCACGGCCGCAGACGGCGCGCGGATCTCGACCGTTCGGATCGAAGAGACCGGCGACGAGACCACAGGCGACGGGAGTAAAAGCGGCGACGAGGCGAGCCACAGCGGGGCGGGCGACGACGAACGCGGAGACGGGGACGACGAGCGCGACGAGGGCGACGAGCGCGACGAGGGCGACGAGCGCGGAGACGGCGCCTGA
- a CDS encoding universal stress protein, producing MFNRILFPTDGSEGADAAFGHVLDVAADTGATVHILNVADTTHDSVTRIGGDVIDVLERQGETFVEAAAERAADRGVETETAVEQGGVAETIIAYATDRDADLIAMPTRGRTGLDRLLLGSTTERVVRRSPVPVLSIGPDDVPADYPYRNILAPTDGSDRAGAAFDRALEIARHDGATVHALAVVDVGIIGADGYAGVDALISGAEQTVADAAATAEAAGVEAVEAVEVGAAAAHGIHSYVADHDVDLVVMGTRGRTGVERYLLGSVAEHTVRTAPVPVLTVPDAGDEA from the coding sequence ATGTTCAACCGAATCCTGTTTCCGACCGACGGCAGCGAAGGGGCGGACGCCGCGTTCGGGCACGTTCTGGACGTGGCGGCCGACACCGGCGCGACCGTCCACATCCTCAACGTCGCCGACACGACCCACGACAGCGTCACGCGGATCGGCGGCGACGTCATCGACGTGCTCGAACGGCAGGGGGAGACGTTCGTCGAGGCGGCCGCGGAGCGCGCCGCGGACCGCGGCGTCGAGACGGAGACGGCGGTCGAGCAGGGTGGCGTCGCCGAGACCATCATCGCGTACGCGACGGACCGCGACGCCGACCTCATCGCCATGCCGACGCGCGGGCGGACGGGGCTCGACCGGCTCCTCCTCGGCAGCACCACCGAGCGCGTCGTCCGCCGGTCGCCCGTGCCGGTGCTCAGCATCGGTCCCGACGACGTGCCGGCCGACTACCCCTACCGGAACATCCTCGCGCCGACCGACGGGAGCGACCGCGCCGGCGCCGCCTTCGACCGGGCGCTGGAGATCGCCCGACACGACGGCGCGACGGTACACGCCCTCGCCGTCGTCGACGTCGGAATCATCGGCGCCGACGGGTACGCCGGCGTGGACGCCCTGATATCGGGGGCCGAACAGACGGTCGCAGACGCGGCGGCGACCGCGGAGGCGGCGGGCGTCGAGGCCGTCGAGGCCGTCGAGGTCGGCGCCGCCGCGGCCCACGGGATCCACAGTTACGTCGCGGACCACGACGTCGACCTCGTCGTCATGGGGACGCGGGGGCGGACCGGCGTGGAGCGGTACCTCCTCGGGAGCGTCGCCGAACACACCGTGCGTACCGCCCCGGTGCCGGTGTTGACGGTGCCGGACGCAGGCGACGAGGCGTGA
- a CDS encoding complex I NDUFA9 subunit family protein has translation MKLLVAGGTGFIGSYLCRALADEGHEVTALSRSPGDTPEGVAAATGDVSDYESVVGAVEGQDAVVNLVALSPLFEPKGGNVMHDRVHRKGTQNLVRAAEEGGATRFVQLSALGADPDGDTAYIRAKGQAETIVRDSDLDWTIFRPSVVFGEGGEFVSFTKRLKGMFAPGVPLYPLPGGGKTRFQPIHVEDLVPMLADAVDTDDHVGETYEIGGPEVLTLRQVTDLVYEAEKKGITIVPLPMPLARIGLGVLGAVPGFPMGSDQYRSLQFDNTTADNDVAAFGVDPADLTTLGGHLGVR, from the coding sequence ATGAAATTGTTGGTAGCCGGCGGAACCGGATTCATCGGGTCGTACCTCTGTCGCGCGCTGGCCGACGAGGGACACGAGGTGACGGCGCTCTCGCGCTCTCCGGGCGACACGCCGGAGGGCGTCGCCGCCGCGACGGGCGACGTCAGCGACTACGAATCGGTCGTCGGGGCGGTCGAGGGGCAGGATGCGGTCGTGAACCTGGTCGCGCTCTCGCCGCTGTTCGAGCCCAAGGGGGGCAACGTCATGCACGACCGGGTCCACCGGAAGGGCACCCAGAACCTCGTTCGAGCGGCCGAGGAGGGCGGTGCGACGCGGTTCGTCCAACTGAGCGCGCTCGGGGCCGACCCGGACGGCGACACCGCGTACATCCGTGCGAAGGGGCAGGCGGAGACGATCGTCCGCGACAGCGACCTCGACTGGACGATCTTCCGCCCCTCGGTCGTCTTCGGCGAGGGCGGCGAGTTCGTCTCCTTCACCAAGCGGCTCAAGGGGATGTTCGCGCCGGGCGTCCCGCTGTACCCGCTTCCCGGCGGCGGCAAGACGCGGTTCCAGCCGATCCACGTCGAGGACCTCGTCCCGATGTTGGCCGACGCCGTCGACACCGACGACCACGTGGGCGAGACGTACGAGATCGGCGGCCCGGAGGTCCTGACGCTCCGGCAGGTGACCGACCTCGTGTACGAGGCCGAGAAGAAGGGCATCACGATCGTGCCGCTTCCGATGCCGCTCGCCCGAATCGGCCTCGGCGTCCTCGGCGCCGTTCCGGGGTTCCCGATGGGGTCCGACCAGTACCGTTCGTTACAGTTCGATAACACGACGGCCGACAACGACGTGGCCGCCTTCGGCGTGGATCCGGCGGATCTGACGACACTCGGCGGCCACCTCGGGGTGCGATGA